A DNA window from Maribellus comscasis contains the following coding sequences:
- a CDS encoding Gfo/Idh/MocA family protein, translating into MEKKKSISRRNFIGTSASAVAGMTILPSKVISGFGYKAPSDKLNIAGIGVGGMGHNNLRNMETENIVALCDVDWKYAERNSFIRWTQARKYKDYRVMFEQQKDIDAVMIATPDHSHALPAVMAMREGKHVYVQKPLTHSVYESRILRETANRYGVATQMGNQGNSGEGIRQICEWIWSGTIGEITRVDAWTNRPIWPQGLERPEKDQRVPKTLDWDLFIGPAKWRPYNEIYHPWNWRGWWDFGTGALGDMACHILDPVFKALKLEYPSSVQGSSTPVNTESAPNAEFVKYEFPRRDNLPKVGMPEVTVHWYDGGLMPPRPDELEGGEQMGDNDGGCVFYGTRGKIMCGTYGKNPTLLPTKEMTHFEQPEKSIRRISNALEGGHEQDWIRACKEDKNARLEASSNFNYSGPLNEMVVMGVLAVRLQSLQKKLLWDGPNMRFTNISPSDQIRVLTKDNFKIVNGDPRFQKDYTTLPAIETTEEWIRHTYRQGWEQI; encoded by the coding sequence ATGGAAAAAAAGAAAAGTATTTCTCGCAGAAACTTTATTGGAACATCGGCATCAGCAGTAGCAGGGATGACCATTTTACCTTCAAAAGTAATATCCGGTTTTGGATATAAGGCTCCGAGTGATAAATTAAATATTGCAGGAATTGGAGTTGGCGGAATGGGACACAACAACCTGCGAAACATGGAAACAGAAAATATTGTTGCGCTTTGCGATGTTGACTGGAAATATGCGGAAAGAAACTCTTTTATCCGCTGGACACAGGCCAGAAAGTACAAAGATTACCGCGTAATGTTTGAGCAACAAAAAGATATTGACGCGGTAATGATAGCAACTCCGGATCATTCACACGCACTTCCGGCAGTAATGGCTATGCGCGAGGGGAAACATGTATATGTGCAGAAGCCACTTACACATTCAGTATATGAATCCAGAATTCTGCGCGAAACAGCCAACCGTTACGGAGTGGCAACCCAGATGGGAAATCAGGGAAACTCAGGAGAAGGTATTCGACAAATCTGCGAATGGATCTGGTCCGGAACCATTGGAGAAATAACCCGTGTTGATGCCTGGACAAACCGTCCGATCTGGCCCCAGGGGTTGGAACGTCCTGAAAAAGATCAACGTGTGCCCAAAACGCTGGACTGGGATCTTTTTATCGGCCCGGCAAAATGGAGGCCCTACAATGAAATCTATCATCCCTGGAACTGGCGCGGATGGTGGGATTTTGGAACGGGCGCTTTGGGCGACATGGCTTGTCATATCCTCGATCCCGTGTTTAAAGCATTAAAACTTGAATATCCTTCTTCAGTGCAGGGTTCGTCAACACCGGTAAATACCGAATCGGCGCCCAATGCTGAATTTGTAAAATATGAATTTCCAAGGCGTGACAATTTGCCTAAAGTTGGTATGCCCGAAGTTACGGTTCACTGGTATGATGGAGGTTTGATGCCTCCCCGCCCCGATGAACTGGAGGGAGGAGAACAAATGGGTGACAATGACGGTGGATGTGTTTTTTACGGAACCCGCGGCAAAATAATGTGCGGAACTTATGGCAAAAATCCAACACTGCTGCCTACCAAAGAAATGACTCATTTTGAACAACCTGAAAAATCAATCCGCCGAATTTCAAACGCACTTGAAGGAGGACATGAACAGGATTGGATAAGAGCCTGCAAAGAAGATAAAAATGCAAGACTTGAAGCCTCTTCCAATTTTAATTATTCCGGCCCACTGAATGAAATGGTGGTTATGGGAGTTTTGGCGGTTCGTTTGCAAAGTCTGCAAAAAAAACTACTTTGGGACGGACCAAATATGCGTTTTACCAACATCAGTCCGAGCGACCAGATTCGGGTACTTACAAAAGATAATTTTAAAATCGTAAACGGGGATCCCAGATTCCAGAAAGATTATACAACTTTGCCGGCAATTGAAACCACCGAAGAATGGATAAGGCATACCTACCGACAAGGTTGGGAACAGATTTAA
- a CDS encoding peroxiredoxin, whose protein sequence is MKRLVISCLIVLFAITSWPKESKLPLIGDKAPSFKENTTNGMLNFPEDFGKNWKILFSHPLDFTPVCTSELCALAYEQEKLDSLGIKIAVVSIDEVERHLLWKEFMERILKDNTGSVKINFPIVADLSGKISMKYGMLHSSVSDSRDVRGVFIIDPDNIVQAINFYPMNVGRSIDEIIRTVTALQLTRKENVLTPANWNPGDDVLVPHRPYSIDELKENPELKNQFYNVGEFMWYKKMNK, encoded by the coding sequence ATGAAACGACTCGTTATTTCATGTTTAATTGTACTTTTTGCAATAACATCCTGGCCAAAGGAGAGTAAACTTCCGTTAATTGGAGACAAAGCACCTTCGTTTAAAGAGAATACGACCAATGGAATGTTAAACTTCCCCGAAGATTTTGGCAAAAATTGGAAGATACTGTTTAGCCATCCGCTTGATTTTACTCCTGTTTGTACCTCTGAATTGTGTGCCCTTGCATACGAACAGGAGAAGTTGGATTCATTGGGAATAAAAATCGCCGTGGTATCTATTGATGAAGTTGAAAGACATTTGTTATGGAAGGAGTTTATGGAAAGGATATTGAAGGATAATACAGGAAGTGTTAAAATCAACTTTCCAATTGTTGCTGACTTATCCGGTAAAATTTCAATGAAGTATGGAATGTTACATTCTTCCGTAAGCGATTCAAGGGATGTCAGGGGAGTTTTTATTATCGACCCTGATAACATTGTTCAGGCTATAAATTTTTACCCGATGAATGTAGGCAGAAGTATTGACGAGATAATAAGGACAGTTACCGCCTTGCAGCTAACCCGGAAGGAAAATGTACTTACTCCGGCGAACTGGAATCCCGGTGACGATGTACTCGTCCCGCACAGACCTTACTCAATTGATGAATTAAAAGAAAATCCTGAACTCAAAAATCAATTTTATAATGTTGGCGAATTTATGTGGTATAAGAAAATGAATAAATAG
- a CDS encoding Gfo/Idh/MocA family protein, producing MENSDKKAVSRRAFLGTTAAAAAGITIVPRHAVAGLGHKAPSDKLNIAAVGIGGMGNSNLRNLQEENIVALCDVDWKYAAPVFEHYSGAKKYKDWRKMYDEMGKNIDGVVVATADHTHAIIAAHAITMGKHVYVQKPLTHTVYESRLLTKLADKYKVATQMGNQGSSGEGVNLTTEWLANGEIGEVTKVEAFTDRPIWPQGLNTPEQGQWVPDTLDWDLFTGPAKMKPFNEIYHPWNWRGWWDYGTGALGDMACHILHPVFVGLELGYPIHAQGSSTLLLQDCAPTAQSVKLTYPARKPKRAWKGMKRNADLPEVDVYWSDGGIKPMLPEGWPDGKDPNNAGGYVCFHGTKDKLICGCYGRDPWLLSGRVPEAPKFRRRVETSHEMDWVRACKESAENRVPTASDFSEAGPFNEMVVMGVLAVRLQSLYKELDWDGDNMQFTNLTDDETIKTVIKDGFEIHDGHPTFKKTWTDPVPAKEFAAELIKHTYRKPWSLPDMPA from the coding sequence ATGGAAAATTCTGATAAAAAAGCAGTTTCAAGAAGGGCTTTTCTTGGAACAACTGCGGCCGCTGCTGCAGGTATTACAATTGTGCCAAGACATGCTGTTGCAGGGTTGGGACATAAAGCTCCGAGTGACAAGCTGAACATCGCAGCTGTTGGTATCGGAGGAATGGGTAATTCTAACCTGAGAAACCTCCAGGAAGAAAACATCGTTGCTCTTTGTGATGTTGACTGGAAATATGCCGCTCCGGTTTTTGAACACTACTCTGGTGCAAAAAAATACAAAGACTGGCGGAAAATGTACGATGAAATGGGTAAAAATATTGATGGTGTTGTTGTTGCTACAGCCGACCATACTCACGCTATTATTGCAGCCCATGCCATTACAATGGGAAAACATGTTTATGTTCAAAAACCATTGACGCATACTGTTTACGAATCAAGATTACTAACCAAACTGGCTGATAAATACAAAGTTGCCACTCAGATGGGAAATCAGGGTTCATCGGGTGAAGGCGTAAACCTTACCACTGAATGGTTGGCAAACGGTGAAATTGGTGAAGTAACAAAAGTGGAAGCTTTCACTGATCGCCCAATTTGGCCACAGGGTTTAAATACTCCGGAACAAGGACAATGGGTTCCTGATACTTTAGACTGGGACTTATTCACAGGCCCGGCAAAAATGAAACCTTTTAATGAAATTTATCATCCATGGAATTGGCGTGGCTGGTGGGACTATGGAACAGGTGCTTTGGGAGATATGGCTTGTCATATTCTACACCCGGTATTTGTTGGCCTTGAGTTAGGTTACCCGATACATGCACAGGGTAGTTCTACTTTATTGCTACAGGATTGTGCACCAACAGCTCAATCAGTAAAACTTACTTATCCGGCAAGAAAACCAAAACGCGCCTGGAAAGGAATGAAAAGAAATGCTGACTTACCTGAAGTTGATGTTTACTGGTCGGATGGCGGAATCAAACCTATGCTTCCGGAAGGTTGGCCAGATGGAAAAGATCCAAATAATGCAGGTGGTTATGTTTGCTTCCACGGAACAAAAGACAAATTAATTTGCGGTTGTTACGGAAGAGACCCATGGTTGCTTTCAGGTCGCGTGCCGGAGGCTCCGAAATTCCGACGCAGGGTTGAAACCAGCCACGAAATGGATTGGGTTCGTGCTTGTAAAGAAAGCGCCGAAAACCGCGTTCCTACTGCATCTGATTTCAGTGAAGCAGGACCATTTAACGAAATGGTGGTAATGGGTGTTCTTGCAGTTCGTTTACAATCATTGTACAAAGAACTGGATTGGGATGGCGACAATATGCAATTCACCAACTTAACTGACGATGAAACCATTAAAACAGTTATCAAAGACGGTTTTGAAATTCACGACGGTCACCCAACATTCAAGAAAACATGGACCGACCCGGTTCCTGCAAAAGAATTTGCTGCTGAATTAATTAAGCACACTTACCGCAAACCATGGAGTTTGCCTGATATGCCGGCTTAA
- a CDS encoding peroxiredoxin: MLTVGDKFPEFEKQAVVSLEPGKEFKQISSENISNGKWTVFFWWPLDFTFVCPTEISAFNEQFDEFEKRNINLIGASIDSEFVHLAWRNNHPGLKNLRFPMLADTSKSLSEELGILEKENKIAYRATYIIDPEGTIQHVSVNGLNVGRNVKETLRLLDAFQLGELTPCDWVPGEATLN; this comes from the coding sequence ATGCTAACAGTTGGTGACAAATTCCCCGAATTTGAAAAACAAGCAGTAGTTTCCTTGGAGCCGGGAAAAGAGTTTAAACAAATAAGTTCAGAAAACATCAGCAACGGAAAATGGACCGTATTTTTCTGGTGGCCGCTTGATTTTACTTTTGTTTGCCCCACCGAGATTTCAGCTTTTAACGAGCAGTTTGATGAGTTTGAAAAGCGAAATATAAATTTGATCGGGGCGTCAATCGACTCGGAATTTGTCCATCTTGCTTGGAGAAATAACCATCCCGGTTTGAAAAACCTGAGATTTCCGATGCTCGCCGATACTTCAAAATCGCTTTCCGAAGAATTGGGGATTTTAGAAAAAGAAAACAAAATTGCTTATCGTGCCACCTATATTATCGATCCGGAAGGAACCATACAACATGTTTCGGTGAATGGTTTGAATGTAGGCAGAAATGTTAAAGAGACACTTCGTTTACTCGATGCATTCCAGTTGGGTGAACTTACGCCGTGCGACTGGGTGCCGGGTGAAGCAACACTGAACTAA
- a CDS encoding TonB family protein, protein MEHFLIYIGKAAIGAGAFYLAFLMLFQNQKHFVFNRIYLPVTMVLSFIIPLVTFTTVKYIEPANFNTASIAYLANTNAETATEPAFVLEWYHYLWGIYFLGISGFLVHLLLGHLKAIQIIQKSRKKELFETPVNITQKDVHPFSFFSKIVLSEKTLSSKNLEMIVCHENIHVKEKHTLDILFTEILFMLQWFNPFAWLIKDAVKNNLEYKTDDQVTQHFNPQNYQMAMVALADKKGVAPFLTALNGSQLKNRIIMMKKKTKNKFGLAKQLIVLPLLAVLVMGLSSREVKTEILNTPAAENTSLKNLAVIVDGEEIQTDSEPLSLLDFSKGFSGQEVIEALKLDENKVQLSLFYIDENTDDVKFVIRTSDYTPGSSPEFDKMTETTQEEKANLTTEKSLYAVNGKLISKSNKPENFNSLTVFSGEEAIERFGNVAQNATVIDFSVSEADANSYVKSKYSVSGKVSDKNGNPIPGASVLVKGAAVGTITNPEGIYKLELEEKNATLVFWMIDYQKKEIQVSDKSEINVELVHDEDIKLQNILIPEYKSQQKGGKAGSEEVFYNIDETPQFPGGEDALKKYISHSIKYPETALQKGIEGNVYITFIVTKDGKVTDPKVTKGIAPTLNNEALRVVNNLPEWKPGKKDGKNVDSYYTVPVEFKPTLEQIRKYSKVGWDGKPLNNYDFTMSGRVTDEKGNAIRGAAVLLKGKTVGTLSDTDGNYQLKTNSKNETLIFSMVGYQTKEVSFEGNTDMEVQLLSEQKAKKDEIKVTGYRKNSAGIKIKGEGFDGEPAYLVDGEKKDNIDYLNPEDIKSISVLKGKTAAALYGDPNNVKNGVILIETKSNKPFDSTDKTIVVDGKKFDGDINDIPVDDIANISILKGETASQEIYAENAKNGVVIVNTKTKFNSDLNNDNKPYIVVDGEEYSEPMSDIAPESIKAINVLKGEAATDLYGEKAQNGAISITTKKNEVIITPLQLRKFIAEQIKYPIEAHEKGQYGTVVVNVKIKNKTWKEVQTTKSSKQRVDLDEIVVIGYAPEKQVKPAKGFEYPASFVEEVQRVIQLNPLIDIPEFEGKTLRITVRFMLQ, encoded by the coding sequence ATGGAGCATTTTCTCATCTACATTGGAAAAGCAGCGATCGGAGCGGGTGCATTTTACCTGGCATTTCTGATGTTGTTTCAAAATCAGAAACATTTTGTTTTTAACCGCATCTATTTGCCGGTTACAATGGTGTTGAGTTTTATCATCCCACTTGTTACTTTTACAACGGTAAAATACATTGAACCTGCAAACTTCAACACTGCCAGCATCGCTTATCTGGCTAATACAAATGCTGAAACAGCTACAGAACCCGCTTTTGTTCTGGAGTGGTACCACTATCTTTGGGGAATCTATTTTTTGGGAATTTCGGGCTTTTTAGTTCACCTTTTACTGGGGCACCTCAAAGCCATTCAGATTATTCAAAAAAGCCGAAAAAAAGAACTTTTTGAAACGCCTGTAAACATCACCCAAAAAGATGTTCATCCTTTTTCGTTTTTTAGCAAAATTGTACTCTCTGAAAAAACACTCAGCAGCAAAAACCTCGAGATGATTGTTTGCCACGAAAATATCCATGTAAAAGAAAAACATACCCTTGATATCCTTTTCACCGAGATACTTTTTATGTTGCAGTGGTTTAATCCTTTTGCCTGGTTAATAAAAGATGCCGTAAAAAACAACCTTGAGTACAAAACAGACGATCAGGTCACGCAGCATTTTAATCCGCAAAATTATCAAATGGCCATGGTTGCTCTCGCCGACAAAAAAGGTGTTGCACCTTTTCTCACCGCCTTAAATGGCTCCCAACTAAAAAACAGAATCATTATGATGAAAAAGAAAACCAAAAATAAATTTGGCCTTGCAAAACAATTGATTGTACTCCCTCTTCTGGCTGTTTTGGTTATGGGTCTTTCTTCCCGCGAAGTAAAAACAGAAATACTGAATACTCCTGCGGCAGAAAATACCTCGCTTAAAAATCTTGCCGTTATTGTAGACGGAGAAGAAATTCAAACTGATTCTGAGCCACTGAGTCTTTTGGATTTTTCAAAAGGATTTTCCGGACAAGAGGTTATCGAAGCATTAAAGCTGGATGAAAACAAAGTACAATTATCTTTATTTTATATTGATGAAAATACCGACGATGTTAAATTTGTAATCCGCACCTCCGATTATACTCCGGGCTCTAGTCCCGAATTTGACAAAATGACGGAAACTACACAAGAAGAAAAAGCAAATTTGACAACTGAAAAAAGCTTGTATGCGGTAAATGGAAAATTAATAAGTAAATCTAATAAGCCGGAAAATTTTAATTCATTAACTGTTTTCTCGGGGGAGGAAGCGATTGAAAGGTTTGGCAATGTAGCTCAAAATGCTACAGTTATTGATTTTAGTGTTTCGGAAGCTGATGCAAATTCTTACGTGAAATCCAAATATTCCGTCTCCGGCAAAGTAAGCGATAAAAACGGCAATCCGATTCCCGGTGCTTCTGTTCTTGTAAAAGGCGCGGCGGTAGGAACAATTACCAATCCGGAGGGAATTTATAAACTGGAACTCGAGGAAAAGAATGCCACCCTTGTTTTTTGGATGATAGACTATCAAAAAAAAGAGATTCAGGTTTCAGACAAATCGGAAATAAATGTAGAACTGGTCCACGATGAAGATATAAAATTACAGAATATCCTGATTCCGGAATATAAATCACAACAAAAGGGGGGAAAAGCAGGATCTGAAGAAGTTTTTTACAATATAGACGAGACACCTCAATTTCCCGGCGGCGAAGACGCTTTAAAAAAATATATTTCTCACAGCATCAAATATCCTGAGACTGCCTTACAGAAAGGAATTGAAGGTAATGTTTATATAACGTTTATCGTTACAAAAGACGGAAAAGTTACGGATCCGAAAGTTACAAAAGGTATCGCCCCGACCTTAAACAACGAAGCCCTGCGGGTTGTAAATAATCTCCCGGAATGGAAACCCGGCAAAAAGGATGGTAAAAATGTAGATTCATATTACACTGTCCCTGTTGAATTTAAACCAACACTCGAACAAATTCGAAAATACAGTAAAGTAGGATGGGACGGAAAACCTCTTAATAATTATGATTTTACCATGAGTGGAAGAGTGACTGATGAAAAGGGAAACGCAATAAGAGGTGCGGCCGTTCTTTTAAAGGGCAAAACCGTTGGAACGCTTTCTGATACGGATGGAAATTACCAACTGAAAACAAACAGCAAAAACGAAACGCTGATTTTTTCCATGGTCGGCTACCAGACAAAAGAAGTATCTTTTGAAGGAAATACAGATATGGAAGTACAATTACTTTCAGAGCAAAAAGCTAAAAAAGATGAAATAAAAGTTACCGGTTACAGGAAAAATAGTGCCGGAATAAAAATCAAAGGCGAAGGATTTGACGGTGAACCAGCCTATCTTGTTGACGGAGAGAAAAAGGACAATATCGATTATTTAAACCCGGAGGATATAAAAAGTATATCCGTTTTAAAAGGTAAAACAGCCGCGGCATTATACGGAGATCCAAACAACGTCAAAAACGGGGTAATTTTAATTGAAACCAAATCAAACAAGCCCTTTGATTCAACCGACAAAACAATTGTTGTTGACGGGAAAAAATTTGATGGAGATATCAATGATATTCCTGTTGACGATATTGCGAATATATCTATTTTAAAAGGAGAAACAGCATCACAAGAAATTTATGCTGAAAATGCAAAAAACGGAGTTGTAATTGTAAACACTAAAACAAAATTCAATTCCGATTTAAATAATGACAACAAACCATATATAGTTGTTGACGGAGAAGAATACAGTGAGCCAATGTCAGACATTGCTCCTGAAAGCATCAAAGCTATAAATGTTTTGAAAGGTGAAGCGGCGACAGACTTATACGGTGAAAAAGCCCAAAATGGAGCGATTTCGATTACAACAAAAAAAAATGAAGTAATTATAACTCCTTTGCAGCTACGAAAATTTATTGCCGAGCAGATAAAATATCCAATAGAGGCACATGAAAAAGGACAATACGGAACTGTTGTTGTTAATGTAAAAATAAAGAATAAAACATGGAAAGAGGTCCAAACGACTAAATCATCAAAACAAAGAGTCGATTTAGATGAAATTGTCGTTATTGGTTATGCACCTGAAAAACAGGTCAAACCAGCAAAAGGATTTGAATATCCTGCTTCGTTTGTTGAAGAAGTTCAGCGCGTTATCCAATTAAATCCTTTAATTGACATTCCTGAATTTGAAGGAAAAACATTACGTATCACAGTGAGATTCATGCTACAATAA
- a CDS encoding BlaI/MecI/CopY family transcriptional regulator produces MKKLTRKEEEVMKILWKLEKAFVKDIIEQYKDPKPHYNTISSLVRLLQEKGIVGYKQYGNTYQYFPLISKEEYRRPFMKQVVSDYFDNSYQNAVAFFVKEKGLSAEELEELIKMIKDKN; encoded by the coding sequence ATGAAAAAACTTACGCGAAAAGAAGAGGAAGTAATGAAAATCCTCTGGAAACTGGAAAAAGCATTTGTAAAAGACATTATTGAGCAGTACAAAGATCCAAAACCACATTACAATACAATTTCGTCACTTGTGCGTTTACTACAGGAGAAAGGAATTGTTGGTTACAAACAATACGGAAACACCTACCAGTATTTTCCTCTTATTTCAAAAGAAGAATACCGTCGCCCGTTTATGAAACAGGTGGTTAGCGACTATTTTGACAATTCGTACCAAAATGCTGTAGCATTTTTTGTAAAAGAAAAAGGTTTGTCGGCTGAGGAGCTGGAGGAACTGATAAAAATGATAAAAGACAAAAATTGA